A DNA window from Bradyrhizobium sp. CCBAU 53421 contains the following coding sequences:
- a CDS encoding AAA family ATPase, producing the protein MARGELMKKLLASYGRDDEFRAIAEQIILEEEQKNNHVLARSLRQTLDHASNRAPPPRALAPLIPFPDAANDFVERVEPEHTKDDIVLSKANIRIFSGLIQEFRRADDIRRSGLPVRSKLLFCGPPGCGKTLCTEIFAGELGLPLFVVKIDRLISSYLGETATNIRKIFEFARKQPCVLFLDEFDALARSRDDTSEHNELRRVVNSLLIFIDRIKPKGFLVAATNLDQSLDPAVWRRFDEVIWFEKPDREMIEHFLALKFKNIKTAFDPVSHVGSLDGYSFAEIERICVQAIKAAVIERRKEVRELDFCHAVADEIRRRSGTARLQHLED; encoded by the coding sequence ATGGCTCGCGGCGAGTTGATGAAAAAGCTGTTAGCGAGTTACGGCCGGGACGACGAATTCCGGGCGATTGCTGAACAGATCATTCTGGAGGAGGAGCAGAAGAACAACCACGTTCTAGCTCGGTCGCTCCGCCAAACCCTAGACCATGCCTCGAACCGCGCGCCCCCACCGCGGGCGCTGGCACCGCTCATTCCGTTCCCGGACGCCGCCAACGATTTCGTCGAGCGCGTCGAGCCGGAGCACACCAAGGACGACATTGTTCTCAGCAAGGCCAATATCCGGATCTTTTCCGGACTAATTCAGGAATTTCGCCGCGCTGATGACATCCGCCGCAGCGGACTCCCGGTGCGCTCGAAGCTGCTGTTCTGTGGACCTCCGGGCTGCGGAAAGACTCTTTGCACCGAGATCTTCGCGGGCGAGCTCGGGCTTCCGCTGTTCGTGGTCAAGATCGACCGCCTGATCTCCTCCTATCTTGGCGAAACCGCGACCAACATTCGCAAGATTTTCGAGTTCGCGCGCAAGCAGCCCTGCGTCCTCTTTCTCGACGAATTTGATGCGCTGGCGCGCTCGCGTGATGATACGAGCGAGCACAACGAGCTGCGGCGCGTGGTCAACAGTCTTTTGATCTTCATCGACCGAATCAAGCCGAAGGGCTTTCTGGTTGCGGCGACCAATCTCGACCAGTCCCTTGACCCCGCGGTCTGGCGCCGCTTCGACGAGGTCATCTGGTTCGAAAAGCCGGACCGGGAGATGATCGAGCACTTCCTGGCGCTGAAATTCAAGAATATCAAAACAGCTTTCGATCCAGTCTCTCATGTCGGTTCGCTGGATGGCTATTCTTTCGCCGAAATCGAACGCATTTGCGTGCAGGCGATCAAGGCCGCCGTAATCGAGCGCCGCAAAGAGGTCCGTGAATTGGACTTCTGTCACGCCGTCGCTGATGAGATTCGACGGCGATCCGGCACCGCACGCCTGCAGCATTTGGAAGACTAA